A genomic region of Methanobacterium sp. SMA-27 contains the following coding sequences:
- a CDS encoding UGSC family (seleno)protein: MYYSKKACRGPATMDQLKMASEGEVALIALGDCGSCSSWVILDAIRLENKGVPTISICSEKFTAFAHKLAKTHGAEDLRILSVKHPIAGLSNNEIQTKTLPIIPSLKYILQIP; encoded by the coding sequence ATTTATTACAGTAAAAAAGCCTGCAGGGGCCCTGCAACTATGGATCAGCTTAAAATGGCTTCTGAAGGAGAAGTTGCTTTGATTGCTCTTGGAGACTGTGGTTCATGTTCTAGTTGGGTAATCCTTGATGCAATACGTCTTGAGAATAAAGGAGTGCCAACCATCTCCATATGTTCCGAAAAATTCACGGCATTCGCACATAAACTTGCAAAAACTCATGGTGCAGAAGATCTTCGCATATTAAGTGTAAAACATCCAATTGCTGGACTTTCAAACAACGAAATCCAAACAAAAACACTGCCCATTATCCCTTCACTTAAATATATCCTACAGATCCCATGA